The Bacillota bacterium DNA segment CGCATCTCTCAGCGCATCCCCTACGAAATTGAAGCTCATCACCACGAGGAAGATACAGAGCCCGGGCCAGACGATCATGTTCGAATTCAACAGTATGAAGTCCTTCGCCTCGCTCACCATCGCCCCCCACTCTGGCGTAGGGGGTTGGACTCCGAAGCCGAGGAACCCGAGCGCGGCGGAGGACAGAATTGCGCCTGGAATACCCAGGGTCGCTGACACAATGACTGGAGTCAGAACATTCGGCAGAATGTGTCTGAACATGATCCTGGCATCGCCACACCCGAGCGCCCTGGCTGCCTGTACAAAGTCCTCAGACTTCAGCGAGAGAACCTGGGCGCGCACAAGCCGCGCGTACAATGGCCAGCTAACTAGGCCCAGCACCCACATGACATTGTAGATGGAAGGCCCGAGGATCGCCATCACTGCAATGACCAGGATGAGAAATGGGAAAGCGTAGAATATCTCTACCAACCGCATCACAAGGTGGTCCACCCACTTGCCGTAGTAGCCCGCCAGCAGGCCCAGACAGGTACCCAGAGTGCTGGCAATGGAGACCACCACGATGCCTGTCAACAGCGAGATCCTC contains these protein-coding regions:
- a CDS encoding ABC transporter permease, translated to MSKSVDIRSALRSELGHIARVFFRHRLGVIGLVLLSLFILAAVFAPSVAPHNPYTMNLDNAFLSPGSPAHYLGTDNFGRDTLSRLIYGSRISLLTGIVVVSIASTLGTCLGLLAGYYGKWVDHLVMRLVEIFYAFPFLILVIAVMAILGPSIYNVMWVLGLVSWPLYARLVRAQVLSLKSEDFVQAARALGCGDARIMFRHILPNVLTPVIVSATLGIPGAILSSAALGFLGFGVQPPTPEWGAMVSEAKDFILLNSNMIVWPGLCIFLVVMSFNFVGDALRDALDPRLSKQLN